A window of the Candidatus Zixiibacteriota bacterium genome harbors these coding sequences:
- a CDS encoding ferredoxin family protein yields MNKKTKMVLIGNQLIGMVGLEETFAEFHKSDLKPDEKIKARLIDSARKENYIPPKQETIYSEALLREYSLYCQKKISGSTDQTELCCDTYQGIPRENIPWYPTVYEERCDGCKKCFDMCPQKVYLWDEKINKPKVINPFACVVGCSGCAEVCKLKAISFPPLSILDNLKSG; encoded by the coding sequence ATGAATAAAAAAACTAAAATGGTTTTGATCGGGAATCAGCTCATTGGAATGGTGGGCTTGGAGGAGACATTTGCGGAGTTTCATAAATCGGACCTGAAGCCGGATGAGAAAATTAAAGCAAGGTTGATCGACTCTGCGAGAAAAGAAAATTATATCCCACCCAAGCAGGAAACCATTTACTCTGAGGCTTTGCTCAGAGAATACTCCCTTTATTGCCAAAAGAAGATAAGCGGTTCTACGGATCAAACCGAACTTTGCTGCGATACCTATCAAGGAATCCCCAGAGAGAATATTCCCTGGTATCCAACTGTGTATGAAGAAAGATGCGATGGCTGTAAGAAATGTTTTGATATGTGCCCGCAGAAAGTTTATCTTTGGGATGAAAAGATAAATAAGCCCAAAGTGATCAATCCTTTTGCCTGCGTGGTCGGTTGCTCCGGCTGCGCGGAGGTTTGTAAGCTCAAAGCTATCAGTTTCCCGCCTTTAAGTATTCTAGATAATCTCAAATCTGGTTGA
- a CDS encoding HEAT repeat domain-containing protein, with the protein MEKLKPSFSKLTDPDREVVLQGIKEIESYLPKLEGRKFKEALSSLSSLFYIDTFERPDLQPVIDRVFETFKRFRAKTIPFLLSSTCESDFKFQLNLARALGKIGKPAIKPILSRLSRSRDQKEKSFLLYALGKIKDSAVVVAIPVFLKGLRDKDQEVRDSAARTLGKVFEVTPPSKISFRNRSLIFESLLKRISDESSGVRSKAVRSLGKMVKYGFADEEQKDRLNKVGNRLLGKNESYNWDIAYIVRREAQEVYDYLSGKGKI; encoded by the coding sequence TTGGAGAAGTTAAAGCCATCGTTCAGTAAACTGACTGACCCGGACAGGGAGGTAGTCCTGCAAGGGATCAAGGAGATAGAAAGTTATCTCCCTAAACTTGAAGGCAGGAAATTTAAGGAGGCGTTATCCTCCTTATCCAGTCTTTTCTATATAGATACCTTTGAAAGACCGGACCTGCAGCCGGTGATTGATCGGGTTTTTGAAACCTTTAAAAGATTCAGGGCTAAGACCATTCCTTTTCTTCTATCCTCTACCTGCGAATCAGATTTTAAGTTTCAACTGAATCTGGCCCGGGCTCTGGGGAAAATCGGAAAGCCCGCCATAAAGCCTATCCTTTCGAGACTCAGCAGGTCCAGAGACCAGAAAGAGAAATCATTTCTGCTTTATGCACTGGGGAAGATTAAGGATTCGGCAGTAGTGGTGGCAATTCCTGTTTTTCTCAAAGGTCTTAGAGATAAAGACCAGGAGGTCAGAGATAGTGCAGCTCGAACCTTAGGTAAAGTGTTCGAAGTCACACCCCCTTCGAAGATATCTTTCAGAAACAGGAGCCTTATCTTTGAGAGTCTATTGAAAAGGATTTCAGATGAATCCTCTGGGGTAAGAAGCAAGGCAGTCAGAAGTCTGGGGAAGATGGTGAAATATGGTTTTGCCGATGAGGAGCAGAAGGATAGATTAAACAAAGTGGGAAACCGGCTTTTAGGTAAGAATGAAAGTTACAACTGGGATATCGCCTATATCGTCAGGAGAGAAGCCCAGGAGGTTTATGATTACCTTTCGGGCAAGGGGAAAATATAA
- a CDS encoding restriction endonuclease codes for MKVIAKYSFKDGERFISTNFGSEYKEVLDVIRTLDASKCKTKVSKEKTMPGQVLYAPKQINKEFKRLFALKGWGKARIKVSTNVPELGEAHVHNGFREMDFIKNKLGVEVQFGKYAFMVYNVAAKMTIFAKQDKIQAGIEIVPMLSLQRHMSTGVSYFEQMKTDLEMRGISNIDIPVLIVGVDDKK; via the coding sequence ATGAAAGTTATAGCGAAATATTCATTTAAGGACGGAGAAAGATTCATTTCAACGAATTTCGGAAGTGAATATAAGGAAGTTCTGGATGTCATTCGCACTTTAGATGCCTCTAAATGTAAAACGAAAGTTAGTAAAGAGAAAACTATGCCGGGTCAGGTTTTATATGCACCAAAGCAAATCAATAAAGAGTTCAAAAGGCTTTTCGCCCTTAAGGGATGGGGAAAAGCAAGGATTAAGGTTAGCACCAATGTCCCTGAACTAGGCGAAGCACATGTTCATAATGGCTTTCGAGAAATGGATTTTATCAAGAATAAACTGGGAGTTGAGGTTCAATTCGGGAAATACGCATTTATGGTCTACAACGTAGCTGCGAAAATGACGATTTTTGCCAAACAGGATAAAATCCAAGCAGGAATTGAAATTGTGCCAATGCTTAGCCTTCAAAGACACATGTCCACTGGGGTTTCCTATTTTGAGCAGATGAAAACTGACTTAGAGATGAGAGGCATAAGCAACATAGATATACCGGTACTTATTGTCGGAGTAGATGACAAGAAATAG
- a CDS encoding site-specific DNA-methyltransferase, which yields MTKTQIESLTRMKIADAFNPEADAVLYHGDCLDLLKQIPSGFVTLVVTSPPYNIGKPYEKRYDLDTYLALQQEVIKECTRILADDGSLCWQVGNYVDNSQIIPLDIKIYPICESLNLKLRNRIIWHFGHGLHASKRFSGRYETILWFTKTDSYIFNLDDVRIPQKYPEKKHFKGPKRGQLSGNPIGKNPSDVWEIPNVKANHPEKTIHPCQFPVELIERLVLALTHPGDWVFDPFAGVGSTLIAALLHGRKGAGADTVKDYIDIAKNRLHLLSRGKLTLRPMGTPIYQRDSINQLKII from the coding sequence ATGACCAAGACCCAAATCGAGTCACTCACGCGGATGAAGATAGCTGATGCTTTTAATCCAGAAGCTGATGCGGTCTTATATCATGGAGACTGCTTAGATCTGCTTAAACAGATTCCCAGCGGATTCGTGACATTGGTTGTTACTTCGCCTCCATACAATATTGGAAAACCATACGAGAAACGATACGATTTGGACACATATCTTGCATTGCAACAAGAAGTAATAAAAGAATGCACCAGGATTCTTGCGGATGACGGCAGTCTATGCTGGCAGGTGGGAAACTACGTAGATAACAGTCAGATCATACCTTTAGATATCAAAATTTATCCAATTTGCGAGTCGCTCAATTTAAAATTAAGAAACAGGATCATCTGGCACTTTGGTCACGGATTACATGCCTCCAAGAGATTCTCAGGCAGGTATGAGACCATTTTGTGGTTTACCAAAACAGATTCATATATTTTTAATCTGGATGACGTAAGAATCCCACAAAAATATCCTGAAAAAAAACATTTCAAAGGACCTAAAAGAGGTCAACTTTCAGGTAATCCCATCGGCAAAAACCCCAGTGACGTATGGGAGATTCCTAACGTAAAAGCAAATCACCCTGAGAAAACAATCCACCCTTGCCAGTTTCCAGTGGAACTGATTGAACGTTTGGTATTAGCATTGACTCACCCAGGTGACTGGGTATTCGATCCATTTGCTGGGGTTGGGTCTACACTAATAGCTGCTCTGCTGCACGGAAGAAAAGGCGCTGGCGCAGATACAGTCAAGGACTATATAGATATCGCTAAGAACAGGCTGCACCTTCTCTCAAGAGGAAAACTGACATTGAGGCCGATGGGGACTCCAATTTATCAGAGGGATTCAATAAACCAACTAAAAATTATATGA
- a CDS encoding CoB--CoM heterodisulfide reductase iron-sulfur subunit B family protein, giving the protein MKYAPFFGCMISVKYPQMEASVRKTMANLGMELVDLQGFSCCPDPIYFKAADKLTWMTLAARNICIAEEAGLDLVTMCSGCTATLSEANFHLKHDPELKEKVNQRLKKIGKEYKGTISIRHIVTVLRDDLGIEKVKSSVKKPLNLKVAIHYGCHLLKPSEIMRVDDPDHPTILERLFEVAGAETIKHEKQVLCCGKACTHEEIPEKMTYDVLSSIKKSGADFMGLICPTCFDEFDLGQINLSRKFSVDLKVPIIYYFQFLGLSQGLSPEDVGLHLHKTKADEMLKKIS; this is encoded by the coding sequence ATGAAATATGCTCCTTTTTTCGGCTGTATGATCTCGGTGAAATATCCGCAGATGGAAGCCTCTGTCCGAAAGACCATGGCTAATTTGGGGATGGAGTTGGTTGATCTGCAGGGGTTCTCATGCTGTCCTGATCCGATATATTTCAAAGCCGCAGATAAGTTGACCTGGATGACTCTGGCAGCAAGGAATATCTGCATAGCGGAGGAGGCAGGTCTGGACCTGGTAACTATGTGTTCTGGCTGCACTGCCACTTTATCTGAGGCTAACTTCCATCTTAAACATGACCCGGAATTAAAGGAAAAAGTCAACCAGAGATTAAAAAAGATAGGAAAGGAATATAAAGGGACGATTTCAATCCGGCACATCGTCACGGTTCTAAGGGATGACTTGGGAATCGAAAAAGTCAAATCCTCAGTCAAAAAACCCTTGAATCTAAAGGTTGCGATTCATTACGGGTGTCATCTTCTGAAGCCCAGCGAGATAATGAGAGTGGATGACCCTGACCATCCGACCATTTTGGAGCGTTTGTTTGAAGTCGCTGGTGCAGAAACTATAAAACACGAAAAGCAGGTTTTGTGCTGCGGAAAAGCCTGTACCCATGAAGAGATTCCGGAGAAGATGACCTATGATGTTTTATCTTCGATTAAAAAATCCGGAGCTGACTTTATGGGGCTGATCTGCCCCACCTGTTTTGACGAGTTCGATTTAGGGCAGATAAACCTCTCCCGTAAATTCTCAGTCGATTTGAAAGTTCCCATAATCTACTATTTCCAGTTCTTAGGACTTTCCCAGGGGCTTTCACCCGAAGATGTGGGTTTGCATCTGCACAAAACCAAAGCAGATGAGATGCTGAAGAAGATAAGTTGA
- a CDS encoding 4Fe-4S dicluster domain-containing protein, giving the protein MKPVNFKFRYKLNTIIGGEAHNFCYQCGACVGDCPAALYSPDFNPRNILLRALLGDEESLVGPDSVIWDCTNCNTCYERCPQAVRPVEVIIALKNISFEKGTNPPGVKSILDSVKESGRTVKTSSLSDRRRKELGLKEISIVPLEELKKLLE; this is encoded by the coding sequence ATGAAGCCGGTTAACTTCAAATTCAGATACAAGCTCAATACTATTATCGGTGGAGAGGCGCATAACTTTTGTTACCAGTGCGGTGCCTGCGTGGGAGATTGCCCTGCAGCCTTGTACTCACCTGATTTTAATCCCAGAAACATACTTCTAAGAGCTCTTTTGGGCGATGAGGAATCTTTGGTCGGTCCTGATTCGGTTATCTGGGACTGCACCAACTGTAACACCTGTTACGAGCGGTGTCCTCAGGCAGTCAGACCAGTCGAAGTGATAATCGCGCTCAAGAATATCTCCTTTGAAAAGGGAACCAATCCACCGGGAGTAAAGTCCATCTTAGATTCGGTCAAGGAATCAGGCAGAACAGTGAAAACCAGCTCACTTTCTGATAGAAGAAGAAAGGAGTTGGGTCTGAAGGAGATAAGTATAGTTCCACTGGAAGAGCTGAAGAAATTGCTTGAATGA
- a CDS encoding 4Fe-4S binding protein codes for MRNLAEEIKKTEAVKEAKKEPKEDFGKVHIFEAWCKRCNICIAFCPTGALVADKDGLPVLIPDKCTQCRLCELRCPDFAITVRPKEAKEEKS; via the coding sequence ATGAGAAACTTGGCTGAAGAGATAAAGAAGACTGAGGCTGTGAAAGAAGCCAAAAAAGAGCCAAAAGAGGACTTTGGAAAAGTCCACATTTTTGAAGCCTGGTGCAAAAGGTGTAATATCTGTATTGCCTTTTGCCCAACCGGAGCCTTAGTGGCAGATAAAGACGGGCTTCCTGTTTTGATACCGGATAAATGCACCCAGTGCCGGCTGTGTGAGTTAAGATGTCCGGATTTCGCCATAACTGTAAGGCCAAAAGAGGCTAAGGAAGAAAAGTCTTGA
- a CDS encoding 2-oxoacid:acceptor oxidoreductase subunit alpha, producing the protein MEQNKKARILQGNEACAEGALVAGANFFAGYPITPSTEIAEYLARNLPRRGGKFIQMEDEIASIAAVIGASIAGAKAMTATSGPGFSLMQENIGYAYMAEVPCVIVDVQRGGPSTGLPTKVSQSDTMQARWGTHGDYHAIALAPSSVRECFSLTIRAFNLAEKYRTPVILLMDEVLGHMREKVVLPEPDEIKVFNRMKPTVPPEWYQHFEINPHFVSPMASFGEGYRYNITGLTHDPLGFPTSKPEEIEAKLNKLEKKITSNVNDIVRVEEEFMEDATIAVFAYGIVARAARQAIRMAQHKRIRVGLIQPLTIWPFPDIYMEQMSEQLEAIIVAELNQGQLLGEVMRTNCGKTKIYALNRFDGDILTPEQIFAKIREVR; encoded by the coding sequence ATGGAACAGAATAAAAAGGCAAGAATTCTCCAGGGGAACGAAGCCTGTGCTGAAGGGGCTTTAGTTGCTGGAGCTAATTTCTTCGCCGGGTATCCAATAACTCCTTCTACTGAGATAGCTGAATATTTAGCCCGAAACCTCCCCCGCAGGGGTGGCAAGTTCATTCAGATGGAGGATGAGATAGCCAGTATTGCGGCGGTAATTGGAGCATCAATCGCCGGCGCAAAAGCGATGACTGCCACGTCTGGTCCGGGTTTTTCCCTTATGCAGGAGAATATCGGCTATGCCTATATGGCAGAAGTCCCCTGTGTGATCGTAGACGTGCAAAGAGGAGGTCCCTCTACCGGGCTGCCGACCAAGGTTTCGCAGTCGGACACGATGCAGGCAAGATGGGGAACTCACGGGGATTATCATGCTATCGCTTTAGCCCCGTCTTCAGTCAGGGAGTGTTTTAGCTTGACTATAAGGGCTTTTAATTTAGCCGAGAAATACAGAACCCCGGTAATCCTGCTTATGGATGAGGTCTTGGGCCATATGCGGGAAAAAGTGGTTCTGCCAGAGCCTGACGAGATAAAAGTTTTCAACCGAATGAAACCGACGGTGCCGCCTGAATGGTACCAGCATTTTGAGATCAATCCCCATTTCGTCTCCCCGATGGCAAGTTTCGGAGAAGGTTACAGGTATAATATAACCGGGTTGACTCATGACCCTCTGGGGTTCCCAACGTCAAAACCTGAGGAGATAGAGGCTAAACTGAATAAATTAGAGAAAAAGATTACTAGCAACGTGAATGATATCGTGAGGGTGGAAGAGGAGTTCATGGAGGATGCCACCATTGCGGTTTTCGCTTACGGGATAGTTGCCCGCGCAGCCAGGCAGGCGATCAGGATGGCTCAGCACAAAAGGATCAGGGTTGGCTTGATCCAGCCATTGACCATCTGGCCCTTCCCGGACATTTATATGGAGCAGATGTCAGAGCAGTTAGAGGCGATAATCGTGGCTGAACTGAACCAGGGTCAGTTGCTCGGCGAGGTTATGCGAACCAACTGCGGAAAAACCAAAATTTACGCCTTGAACAGGTTCGATGGGGATATTTTGACCCCGGAACAGATTTTTGCCAAGATCAGGGAGGTAAGATAA
- a CDS encoding 2-oxoacid:ferredoxin oxidoreductase subunit beta — MEIIAAETHSYLRAKKKFPNVWCAGCGIGIALGAIIRAIDNLKLDRNDVAMISGIGCSSRMPVYVDFNTLHTTHGRALAFATGVKLANPKLKVIVITGDGDGLAIGGNHFIHTCRRNIDITTILINNSTYGMTGGQYSPTTPFMKLGTTAPYGNRERDFDICSLAKSAGATFVARGTVYHVTLLEKLVQQAILKKGFSLVEVISHCHTFYGRLNKEGTAVKMMEWQKEHAIPIQAAAKLPPEKLKDKFLIGTMWDVDFPEYCEEYDKVIAQFQVPPEDSEGKK, encoded by the coding sequence ATGGAGATAATAGCAGCAGAAACCCATTCCTATTTACGCGCCAAGAAGAAGTTTCCGAATGTCTGGTGTGCCGGATGTGGAATTGGCATAGCCTTAGGTGCCATCATCCGGGCAATAGATAATTTGAAATTAGACCGCAACGATGTCGCCATGATATCCGGGATCGGCTGTTCCAGCCGTATGCCGGTTTATGTGGATTTCAATACCCTGCATACTACTCATGGAAGGGCTTTAGCATTTGCAACTGGAGTGAAATTAGCTAACCCGAAGCTGAAGGTCATAGTGATAACCGGGGATGGGGACGGGCTGGCTATAGGGGGGAACCATTTTATTCATACCTGCAGAAGAAATATAGATATCACAACTATTCTGATAAATAATAGCACTTACGGGATGACTGGAGGGCAGTATTCCCCCACTACTCCTTTTATGAAACTCGGAACAACTGCTCCTTATGGAAACCGTGAAAGAGATTTTGACATCTGCAGTTTAGCTAAATCTGCTGGCGCTACTTTCGTGGCAAGAGGAACGGTTTATCATGTGACCTTACTGGAGAAACTTGTCCAGCAGGCGATTCTGAAAAAAGGGTTCTCCTTAGTGGAGGTCATCAGCCACTGCCACACCTTCTACGGAAGGTTAAATAAGGAAGGGACCGCAGTCAAGATGATGGAGTGGCAGAAAGAGCACGCTATACCGATACAAGCCGCTGCCAAACTACCGCCGGAAAAACTGAAAGACAAGTTTCTTATTGGGACTATGTGGGATGTGGATTTCCCGGAATATTGCGAGGAGTATGACAAGGTGATAGCCCAGTTTCAAGTCCCTCCAGAGGATTCTGAGGGTAAGAAATGA
- a CDS encoding 2-oxoacid:acceptor oxidoreductase family protein, with amino-acid sequence MKTRRMDAEHEDRYDMRLSGSGGQGLVFAGTILSEALGIYEGKNISQTQSYGPEARGGASRSDIVFSSGDIYYPKALKLDLLLALTQEACDTYCLNLKDESILLVDSDLVDQPPAREVISLPFTRTARENLGTPVVANIIALGAIVSLTKIVSKESIIEAIKGKSPKAMLDLNLRAAELGFDLARKEKRSRKKPQAARV; translated from the coding sequence ATGAAAACCAGAAGAATGGATGCTGAGCACGAGGATCGTTATGATATGAGGCTCTCCGGATCCGGAGGTCAGGGGTTGGTTTTCGCCGGCACTATCCTTTCTGAGGCTTTGGGGATCTACGAGGGGAAGAATATTTCTCAAACCCAGAGTTACGGACCAGAAGCAAGAGGCGGAGCCAGCCGCTCAGACATTGTTTTCAGCTCAGGAGACATATATTATCCCAAGGCTCTGAAACTGGACCTGCTTTTGGCATTGACCCAGGAGGCTTGCGACACTTATTGTCTCAATTTGAAAGATGAAAGTATACTCTTGGTCGATTCAGACCTGGTCGACCAGCCCCCTGCCAGAGAGGTGATCAGTTTACCCTTCACCAGAACTGCCAGGGAGAACCTTGGCACACCGGTGGTGGCGAATATTATTGCCCTGGGAGCCATCGTCTCCTTGACCAAAATAGTCTCAAAGGAATCTATAATTGAAGCGATCAAAGGGAAATCACCCAAAGCCATGCTGGATCTGAACCTGAGAGCAGCAGAGTTAGGGTTTGACTTAGCCAGAAAAGAAAAGAGGAGCAGGAAAAAACCTCAGGCCGCAAGAGTTTAG
- the ndk gene encoding nucleoside-diphosphate kinase produces MEQTLLIIKPDAVNRDLIGEILRRAEKDGFRIEGLKMIKVSPEEGGRFYQVHKGKPFYQELVDYISSGKIVVTHLKREKAVERLRELIGATDPRKAEKGTIRADFGLDICHNSVHASDSNENAKIEIDFFFGKKS; encoded by the coding sequence TTGGAACAAACTCTTTTGATTATTAAGCCGGATGCAGTAAATCGGGATTTGATCGGCGAGATTTTACGGAGAGCAGAAAAAGATGGTTTCAGGATAGAAGGGCTTAAGATGATAAAAGTTTCTCCAGAGGAAGGGGGCAGATTCTATCAGGTGCATAAGGGAAAACCCTTCTATCAGGAATTGGTTGACTACATTTCCTCAGGCAAGATCGTGGTGACCCATCTGAAAAGGGAAAAAGCAGTGGAAAGACTGCGTGAGCTTATCGGCGCCACTGATCCGAGAAAAGCGGAAAAAGGAACCATCCGGGCAGATTTTGGTCTGGACATCTGCCATAATTCGGTCCACGCCTCAGATTCAAACGAGAATGCTAAAATAGAAATCGATTTCTTTTTTGGCAAAAAGAGTTGA
- a CDS encoding citrate (Si)-synthase, eukaryotic yields MPLKELLTKKITEMQGQVKAILKEHGEKVISQATVSQAYGGMRDIKCMVWETSLLDPMEGIRFRGYSIPEVREKLPKAKEGEEPLPEGIFWLLLTGELPSKKDVREVTKEWQARSEVPKEVWKTLNALPKNMHPMTQFSIGILALQPYSLFSKKYEEGLPKTQYWEPTYEDTMNLLAQLPAIAAFIYRRTYKDGKRVRGKKALDWGANFAHMMGIDNPEYSELMRLYLVLHCDHEGGNVSAHTTHLVGSALSDPYYSLSAGMDGLAGPLHGLANQEVLHWIQNLMKKLGGKLPSKDELSKALWDTLNSGQVIPGYGHAVLRKTDPRYVAQREFALKHMPEDEHFKLVSMIYEVAPDILTKHGKAKNPWPNVDAHSGVLQWYYGVREYDFYTVLFGVSRAMGVLAQLVWDRALGLPIERPKSVTTEWIKQNIINK; encoded by the coding sequence ATGCCCTTAAAAGAGTTGCTGACCAAAAAGATCACTGAGATGCAGGGACAGGTTAAGGCCATCCTGAAAGAGCATGGGGAAAAAGTTATTTCCCAGGCAACCGTGAGCCAGGCCTATGGCGGGATGAGGGACATTAAGTGTATGGTTTGGGAAACTTCCCTTTTGGACCCTATGGAGGGAATCAGGTTCAGAGGGTACAGCATACCTGAAGTCAGGGAAAAACTTCCCAAGGCAAAAGAAGGAGAGGAACCTTTGCCAGAAGGGATTTTCTGGCTCCTTTTAACTGGTGAGCTTCCTTCAAAAAAGGATGTCAGGGAAGTAACCAAAGAATGGCAGGCCAGAAGCGAAGTTCCCAAGGAGGTCTGGAAAACCCTGAACGCACTGCCGAAGAATATGCATCCTATGACCCAGTTTTCCATCGGCATCCTTGCGCTTCAGCCTTATTCCCTTTTCTCTAAGAAATATGAGGAAGGTCTGCCAAAAACCCAGTACTGGGAACCCACCTACGAGGACACGATGAACCTTCTGGCACAGCTCCCTGCGATCGCGGCTTTTATTTACCGACGGACTTATAAGGATGGAAAGAGAGTCCGGGGAAAAAAGGCTTTGGACTGGGGGGCAAATTTCGCTCATATGATGGGAATCGATAATCCTGAGTATTCTGAATTGATGAGGTTATATCTGGTGTTGCACTGCGACCATGAAGGAGGAAACGTCAGCGCGCATACCACTCATTTAGTTGGCTCAGCTCTTTCTGATCCTTACTATTCACTTTCTGCTGGAATGGACGGTTTGGCTGGTCCTCTGCACGGTCTGGCTAATCAGGAAGTGTTACATTGGATTCAGAACCTGATGAAAAAGCTGGGCGGAAAACTTCCCAGCAAAGATGAGCTTTCCAAAGCTTTGTGGGATACTTTAAACAGCGGACAGGTTATACCCGGATATGGGCATGCGGTTTTAAGAAAAACTGACCCCAGATACGTCGCCCAGAGGGAATTTGCTTTGAAGCATATGCCTGAGGACGAGCATTTCAAGTTAGTCAGTATGATTTATGAGGTAGCACCAGACATTCTGACCAAGCACGGCAAAGCCAAAAACCCCTGGCCTAACGTGGATGCACACTCAGGGGTTCTGCAGTGGTATTATGGTGTCAGGGAATATGATTTCTATACTGTGCTCTTCGGAGTTTCCCGTGCTATGGGTGTTTTGGCACAACTGGTGTGGGACAGGGCTCTGGGTCTTCCAATCGAAAGACCGAAGTCGGTTACTACCGAGTGGATAAAGCAGAACATAATAAATAAGTAG
- a CDS encoding 3-isopropylmalate dehydratase large subunit: protein MGKTLAEKIIGKHAGKEVSAGEIVVVSVDVCLMQDGTAPLAIRQLQKINLEKAANPKRTVLFLDHAAPSPRKELSNDHMTIRKFAEKTGCQVSDVGMGICHQVIFEQYLNPGEILIGADSHTCTGGAMAAFSTGMGSTDVAIGIALGKTWLRVPETFRIEVTGDFQPGVYSKDLILYLIGLIGADGATYKSLEFTGDTIDNMSISSRMTLSNMAIESGAKAGLIQSDKKTKEFLQKWGRVSKYKELRGDEDAVFEKVIKIDASRLAPTVSFPHTVDNTKPINESLGIKIDQVFLGTCTNGRLEDIEIACQIIKGRKKNPKTRFIVVPASKSVFLEAMSKGYIKQLVEFGASILAPGCGPCVGVHEGILGDGENCISTQNRNFKGRMGNPDAFIYLSSPATAVAAAVAGEIVDPREFIAKKKPKGKKVKVAKRKRK, encoded by the coding sequence ATGGGTAAAACCTTAGCCGAGAAAATCATCGGAAAACATGCGGGCAAAGAGGTATCAGCCGGCGAGATAGTCGTAGTATCGGTGGATGTATGTCTGATGCAGGATGGCACTGCTCCTTTAGCCATAAGACAACTGCAGAAGATAAATTTGGAAAAAGCAGCCAATCCCAAAAGGACGGTTTTATTTTTGGACCATGCCGCACCTTCTCCTCGGAAAGAGCTTTCCAATGACCATATGACTATCCGGAAATTTGCCGAGAAGACTGGCTGTCAGGTCTCAGACGTTGGAATGGGCATCTGTCACCAGGTAATTTTTGAGCAATATCTCAATCCGGGTGAAATCCTCATCGGAGCTGACTCTCACACCTGCACTGGCGGCGCTATGGCAGCCTTCTCGACCGGCATGGGTTCAACTGACGTGGCGATTGGAATCGCTCTGGGTAAAACCTGGCTCAGGGTTCCTGAGACTTTTAGAATCGAGGTAACTGGAGATTTCCAGCCCGGGGTTTATTCCAAGGATTTGATTTTGTATTTAATCGGTCTTATCGGCGCAGATGGTGCAACTTATAAATCCCTGGAGTTCACCGGTGATACTATTGATAATATGTCGATCTCCAGCCGGATGACCTTATCAAATATGGCAATAGAATCTGGTGCAAAAGCTGGTTTGATCCAGTCTGACAAGAAGACTAAAGAATTCCTGCAGAAATGGGGAAGGGTGAGCAAATACAAAGAGCTTAGAGGTGACGAGGACGCGGTTTTCGAGAAGGTCATAAAAATCGATGCCTCCAGACTCGCACCAACTGTTTCTTTTCCTCATACAGTAGACAATACCAAGCCGATCAACGAATCCCTAGGAATAAAGATAGACCAGGTTTTCTTAGGAACCTGCACCAATGGAAGATTGGAGGATATCGAGATCGCCTGCCAGATAATCAAAGGGAGAAAGAAAAATCCAAAAACCAGGTTCATAGTTGTGCCTGCGTCAAAATCTGTTTTCCTGGAGGCGATGAGCAAGGGATATATCAAGCAATTAGTGGAATTCGGAGCCTCAATCTTAGCTCCGGGCTGCGGGCCCTGCGTAGGCGTGCACGAGGGGATTTTAGGAGATGGGGAAAACTGCATCTCCACCCAGAACCGGAATTTCAAAGGGAGAATGGGAAATCCGGATGCTTTCATCTATTTGTCTTCACCCGCCACAGCAGTTGCTGCGGCAGTTGCCGGAGAGATAGTTGACCCCAGGGAATTCATAGCTAAAAAGAAACCCAAAGGCAAAAAAGTAAAGGTAGCAAAAAGGAAAAGAAAATAA